The Rosa rugosa chromosome 1, drRosRugo1.1, whole genome shotgun sequence genomic sequence caggttggatagATTCAGTTCTTCTATTGGTTTAAgggagttagataccttaaagatcattaatttgactgaaattttgcaaaggtgatctatacattagtacctaaaaactgaacggtcgaaatGTAGATATGAGATCggaaagtgaccctaaactctaacttcgcactttaatttcagagtgagacctcgctctggataagtATTtcatatgtacacacacacatatatatatatatatatatatatatatatatatgtgtgtgtgtgtgtgtgtgtgtgtgtgtgtgtgtgtgtgtgtgtacagtcCTTCTCAGGTAAAGACGTCCTTACATATTTCCATattttggccacttttcgatcacatattcacatcttaaccgttcagtttttaggtcctaatgtatagatcatctctgcaaattttcagccaaattgatgattgttaaggcatccaaaactgtaatttacacgaacaaaccgaatctgtccaacctgaaccgttcgtgtaaattgcagttctggatgccttaacaatcatcaatttggctgaaaatttacagaaatgatctactcatatatatcgaaaaactgaacggttaagatgcgAATATCTGATCGAAAAGTagtcaaaatatgaaaatccgtACTGTAAGCTAAGTTAAGGATATCCTTAGCAAAGGAggcctatatatatgtatatatacaaggaAAGAATATattgttacaaaaaaaaaaaaggaaccaaaaaatggaagaaaaaaaaaaaaagcagaaagAATGAGGGAAAAAGAGGCACACTTTTGAAACTGATGGTAGAAAACATCACAATAGCTTTACTAACTTAACCAAGCTGAGTATTCATATGGgtctatatataattatatatcatACCGCGACCTTTTCTCTCGCGCTCTTACTCTCTCTggtagggttagggtttttgagGACTTCGTTGTGTGGTGCTTCTTCGATGGCTGTCTCCCTCGCGTCAATGACAGCTCGTTTGGCGACCAGGTTGTCGCTCAAGGATGGTGAAGAGCCGGTAGATCTCGGCAATCTTCGCTGCCCCGATAAGGGTTTTCTTGcgaatcaattttttttggtaGGAAGTTTGAACAGTGCTCAGGCTGTGGTGTTGGACTCATTTCGTAGTGCAGTCCGGTCAATGTGGAGGTTGTCTATACCGGTGGAGGTGCAGTCTCGTGGAGATCGATTTCTTTTTACGTTCACAAATGAATGTGATCTGAACCGGGTGAAGAATAGAGGACCTAGCTTGGGCCTTCCAGAGAGCAATGATCCTCCTCAACGATTACAATGAATTTTCTAATGTTGCTGCTATCCCCTTGGATTTCGTCTGGATATGGATGGAAATTCTCAGTTTGCCGCGAGGACTAATGACGGCAGCAACGGTGTACCTCATCGCGGAAACAATAGGGCCGGTGCTACAAGTGGATAATCCGGGTGTACGGCAAGGCgtggctagggttagggtttctctccCTCTGAATGACCCAGTCCGGTTGGAAAGGAGAGTACGGGTTTTGCCGGCGGACGTGTTCACCCAGCAGTTCCATTATGAATGTCTGCTGGGACGGTGCTGAGATTGTGCTATGATCAACCACTGTGGAGCTTGTTGTCCCCGTGGATTAGAGTAGGAAAGTATGTCATCTGATGGTGGTGTTGTGGAACCCCAAGGGCGGTAGCTCATACCCTAATTTTTCCGGCCAACACGACGTCGTCATTGCCGGCAGCTCTGTTGCCTAAATTTCCTATACCTAACCTGCTGCGTAAGGAAAAGAGGGACATCACCATTTGTGCCCTTCAGGAGGGATATGTGGAGCAAGTTAAGGTTTCGGGGATCAGACGTCAAAGGGAGGAGGAAGCTGTGGAGGACAGAAAAAGGGCTAAGCATGCTTTGGCATTGGTTCCATCTTCTCTACAGCCTGAGAACATGGGATTTACGGTGACTTCTGAAAGCCTCTTTGAGGTTACTGTTACCTCAGAAGGTAAAGTTTTGAAAAATGCTCCAGAAAACCTCAAAATGCATGACAACCCCAATGATGCAAAAAGACATAGTAAATGCTGCTGCAGTTGAAACCACAAATGCTATAATTAGAGACATGGATAATGCATTATTCTCTATTCTAGTTGATGAAGCTAGAGATGTTTCTATAAAAGAGCAGATGGCTGTTATCTTTCATTAAGTGGATAAGAATGGTTATGTGATTGAACGTTTCATTGGCATTGAACATGTTGCCAATACCACTGCCATTACACTTAAAGAAGCTATAGATGCATTGCTTTGTAAACATAGTTTAAGCATATCAAGTTTACGTGGTCAGGGTTTCGACGGAGCCAGTAATATGAGTGGGGAACTTAATGGCTTAAAGACACTTATTTTGAAGGAGAATTCCTCTGCTTTCTATGTCCATTGTTTTGCACATCAACTTCAGTTAGCTTTGGTGGTTGTAGCAAAGAAACATAGCATTAATTGTAGGTGCCTTCTTCACATCAGTTGGTCATGTTGAAAATATTGTTGGTGCATCTTCTAAAGGCGTGACATTCTTCGAGAAAAGCAGTCTCTCAAAGTTGTTCAAGCATTGAAAGTTGGAGAACTTTCAAGTTGAAGAGGCTTAAATCAAGAAATTGAGATTAAGCGTTCAGCCGATACACGTTGGAGCTCACATTATGGAACGCTCATAAACTTTACTGCCATGTTCTCTCCCATAATTGATGTGCTAGATGAAATTGCATTTGACAAAGTAGGTTCTGATCAGAAACATGATGCATTTATTTCATTGGGGTTATTGCAATCTTTTGATTTCATATTTAGTCTGCACTTGATGAGGATTGTACTTGGAATTAGTCATGAGTTGTCACAAGCCTTGCAAAAAGATGATCAAGATATAGTAAATGCAATGGATTTAATGAAAATTTGCAAGAGAAAATTGCAAGATATGAGGGATAATGGATGGGATTCTTTACTAGAGCAGGTTGTTGTCTTTTGTGGCAAGGAAAATATTATGGTTCCCAACATGAGTGATCAGCATCTATGTAAATGGAAATCAAAACGCAAAAGTCCAGAAATCACAAATCTGCACTATTATCGCTTTGATTTCTTTTGTGTTGTAATAGATCTCCAACTTCAAGAGCTAAACAATCGTTTCAATGAGGTTAATACTGAGCTACTCCTTTGTTTGGCATGTTTACGTCCGAATCATTCATTTTCTGCTTTCAACAAGCAACGTTTGATGCATCTTGCTCAATTTTATCCGGATGATTTTTATACATCAGATTTGCTGGTACTACAATCTCAGCTTGATATTTATATTGATGATATGCAATCTAACACAAAGTTTCAAGACTTGCAAGGAATTTCTTCTCTAGCACAGAAACTTGTCAAGACAAGAAAGCACAAGACATATCCATTTGTCTATCTACTCATAACCTTGGCACTAGTACTTCCAGTTGCAACAGCCACAGTTGAAAGAGCATTCTCTGCCATGAACATCATAAAAAATCGAATGCGAAATCGAATGGGAGATCAGTAGTTGAATGATAGCTTAACGGTATACCTTGAGAAAGATATATTCAATGCCATTGACAATGAGCCTATAATTCAACGATTCCAAAACATGGCTCCTTGTCGAGGACAACTATAGATGACTTGAGCAATACTGTTTCTGTTTTGTTAGGAAATATTGATTGTCTTTTGTGCTAGGAAATAGCTCAAGTCTTTTTTGTATAATGCGAATCATTTTTGTGTATTATATGCACTGATTGCAAATACATGGGATGTATTTTGGTTCATCAATGGTCTTTTGGTgtttggttaattttttttgtccCCATTCATATATATTCCTCCCTCCGCCACTGGTAACATCTATTTCTAATGACATGTTCATTGTTCCCTAAGGTTCTATATATATGATAGATCGATAGAGTTTAAACTCAGTTTGACCCAACTGAAACTCCTAATTGACTGGCATGAAaacatttgaattttgaattttcgAGTTTCTGATGACACTGTTTGTGCTACTTCCTTTCATTCTCTGAGTTCTGAAACTTGTTTGTTTGTCTTGTAGTTATGTCTCTCAAGTACAATTGCTTGGTTAATGACGTCTACTATTtcagtatttttctttttggcaaatATCCTCAACTCCCTGtaccaaaaatatatatatatatatatatatatatcctcaaCTCCTCAAGTATATTTAACACTTAATGAGATGTTATTCACTGATTCTTAGAAAGGTTTGTTCTTGTTAACCCTCATAGTTCacattctttgttttcttggaTATGTAGTACTTGGAACAATGATTCTCATCCTTTTCCATAATGGAGATGTGTTTTAGTATATTTTGGAAGTTATGGGATCAGAGAAAGTATGATTCTTCAAAATGAACTACCTCAAATTCAAGAGGCTGTGTTCATATTAACAATTGGATTTGGGAACATAATATCTGTGAGTAAGTTATCGAATAAAGGAAAGTATCTTGTTGGATGGTATCCTCCCCTCAATTATATCATGCTGAACTTTGGTGGAGCTGTTGATTAAACTGGGAAAGCTTCTGCAGGTTTTATTCTTAGAGATCATGATGGTAATGCAGGTTTTATTCTTGGATATGACTGAGGTTTTTGGTTTAAAGATGGGGTTGCTTTGGGCTAATTGTCTAGGTCTCTAGGAATTACGATTGGAGGGCGATTCTCTGCTTTTGATGCAACACATTTCTTCACTTCCGGCATTAATTCAGTAATATATCTTTTCAACATGTATTACGAGGAAGGAAATGTAGCAGCAGACTAGCTAGATCAAAATATGTATCATatttggtctactcatttcccTGTATCTCTTCTCTGTTATAATTTGATAAATCTTTGTGGAGGTTCTCAAGGGAGTCCATCCATGTTCTAATGCTATGGTATTTCGTGTTGTGGGGGGGCGGCGCGGAACAAATGTTGATCCGCCGTTTCCTTAAGATTCTCATAATTGACtcagtttcaactttcaacatCGGCTGAATCAAAAGATTTGCTGCAAGTAATTGCTGAGGAAGCTGCCTAGAcagtggcggatctaggatTCGAAAATAGGGAGGGCTACATATTTATGTGTCCCTTTGGGCGAAggccaaaattttttttttagtacaattATGCACAGGTGTGCGAATGCAAGAGTGAGGAGATGAAACCTGAGAGTTGAACACTTAAAAGATTGAATTTAGTCCGTAATTTAGGCcttttgtgaagaagaagaacaagaagaatgaGAATTTGTGATGGACAGAGAGAATAGGAGAGCCAGAGAGGAGTTTGACTTCGATAatttgagagttcgggtgggCTTCATTAAACAAACATacatataaacaaaaaatatacatCATATATATAGGTTTTTTTTCCAACCCAAAAGTTTGTTATGAATATAAAGCCATGGATAGGACGAAATAGCTAGCAAATAAACCCAAGCCCAATCTGCAAAGTTAACTCTATAAACTTGAACTGATTACTCGGCATTCGAATGAGGCCAAGCTCCTCGCCGAGATACTGAGATAGCACAATAATTGATAAAATGATAAgtattgaaatcaattaaacccacAATAATTGCACAGCAGAAAGAAGACCCACTGATCGACCTTGATAAgttttgaaatcaattaaacccacttacccacatcaattaaacatttaaatccacatcaattaaagtatacatctaatttttttttgaagcctAAAAATCTCGGACGGGCTCCAGCCCGCCCAAGCCACTACCTAGATCCGCCCCTGTGCCTAGATGGTGCATAGGGAACTGCATAAAGCAGTAATATGCAAAATTATGGTAGAGAAAGCAAAAGAAGGCCGATATGACTACAAATAGTAGTACTAATAGCACTTGAAACTTAAAATGTTGTCTTAGGAAGCACATCCAAAGTTCTTTACGAATATCTATAATTCAAAAAATATTTCTAACTCTTGTTGACAAAAATTAACGTTTTTGATAATCTAAAAGCGAGCAGTTAATTTTGGAAGTAATCCAACATGAGAACGATGGATAAAAAGAGAGAATCTATCAATTTATATATCTATgtatctatatctatatctatatctatatctatatctatatctatatccCATATCTCTACATATGAAGATAATGGTGAGGTTTGGCTAAATTTTTGAAAAACCCTAGCAAAAGCAAGAGCTCGAATTTTGCACGAAAATGCGTGCAGGAAGGTTGATATAGAATAAGTGCTCAGTGTAACCattgcaagtggcctagtggttcttgcctagttagGTGTGCTCTCCAACCTAGGTTTGaatcccgaagctgtcaaagtggccagacactggctgcaatgcacagttggagcatttcacatgcgccgaaggggtttatcttgggcctaggaagcctttgggttccccttgacaaagtcaaaaaaaaaaaaaaaaaaatgctcagTGTACAATTATACGTAACTTTTACCCTACGGTTCATAGGTTTACCCTTCCACTGATTCAACCGCCTCAAAAGACCAGACCTACAAAATTAACATTTACTACTTACTATTGAGTTAAATTTACCCTTCagtataaaagaaaataaaagctaGGGCTGGGCATAAACTGGTGAAAAATCGGTAACCGACCGAACCGAACCAGTTTTTCCGGTTCGGTAACCGAATTGTGagcaaaacgacgtcgttttggacgagaaccgcaccgaaccgcttAACTGCTCAAAGATATCCCATTCTGTCCCAAATCGCCAAAgatgttgtttggctccaattttgctgcagctggtcaacagtctcttttcttgcgcgggcgtgccagcaccgttcgggtgcggtcgtcgggggtgtcccttgacctgacttctttcaagcaattgtggacgaggagagcaccaacctcgtcgtgggattctttgtgcctcgtggtgaggacttttgctaatcttcttgcgtcaccaaatcgatactcgatgttgtagatcgagcagagcgagaaccaccgggaagtagagagaacttgctaaagcgtgactttagcttggctgggttgctagggcgttacccttgcttggctggttctgtaaccgttgtggtcgcggcactaccgtcggctcccgaggagactaggaccgaagcacgttgacagagggtttggtggcactgaaagtcggcttctgagaagactaggactaggagtatgatcaccggtaagagaaagagaaggagaggagttgctcttagagaggtttgctctagagagaacttagatcatcttagagatgttgttgttgaatgtgaatgtgtgaattgtgtttcaatgtaacctctatttataggctaccatgccaactactttggcattaaacaaatgaaagtggagcactaattggagataagggaggtggagatgtaggtggagcactaataggaatgatgaatttgggagataagggaggtggagatggaggtggagcactaataggaatgatgaatttgggagataaggaagcactttcggctcctttattccttcatgtatatctccatcagaaatttagattctggccatgatgtcttcataaaaaatgttccactatgaatctagatcatgctgaccaaatttcagagctttctttcatgtggttgggccgaaaatgctgctggacctcttacaggtccagttttccagttttgtttctgtagaaaattgggctgattgtttgaaggccttccactcaaaaaaagctcttgcactcttcataagaaatgatccttgggctgtctagaatggatctggaacgtttcagcacatttcgatttcatttggttagtctgccacccctccttccttgtctagctcggtttttcctagccgaagtaggaaaatatgctaaagttgacttgtcatacttccatagtaggctttatttagcctctaaatatatagggctaaatactggttactaccctgtgatttaggtccaaaatcaattcagtccctgaacttctaatttcatcaaaaacacccctgcactttcaattttgatctaataggtcaaattcgttaatattttgttatgggttcaaTTTATAATTGGATTATttattgaaaaactatttatttttaatagtaggactcactcctaaattgactatgcaggccacctcgacaccacatcataaaacataggccatatatgagctacgttaacaagttaaataactcaattgtaggaaaactaacaaattggacctattatatcaaaactaaaagtgtaggggtgtttttgatgaaattagaagttcagggactgaattgattttggacccaaactacagggtagtaatttgtatttagcccaaatatatatttcgagcttgtcgacaatatatagcttgagccactgacattggctcaattcttcaagacacgccttgtcaggccaaaatgttcattttgggtccaaacagatgTGTTCGCTGTACCTGCTTCAACCGTGGCGTCCGAAGCTGCATTCAGCCTTGGAAAAAGGGTGGTGGACCTTTTAGAGCTTCCCTTACTCCTAAGATGGTTGAGGGATTAGTTTGCTTGAGTGATTGGCTAAGGGGAGCGGGATTTGATGTGTATAAGGAACCAACCAAAGATGAGCTGCAGATGTATGAGGAGTTGGAAAAGCTGGAAATTGGTAAGGGTTTCaccgttttaattttttttttttgaacttccTGTTTTGTAAAATAGCTGTGTTTTGCATTGTTAATTCTGCGATCatttgtgaggatatgaatttGTAGTTTCTTTGGATTTGTAAGATAGCTTTCTGATTTGTATGggtttatttgtttttctgttttgcacTTGTTGGGAATTTGATGGACAGATGGAGGGGAATCTGCTGTTAGTGACATTGAGGAATGAAGTGAAGGAGCTGGATTGCTTGGAGGAAGCTTGAAGTCGACACTCCGCACTCGGCAACGCTGAGTTTGGCACTTTGGCATTTGTTTGCTTGTTGGACTACCATTTTATTTTGGTCTGTAATTTGGCACCATTATGAACTCCCATTCTCAGTTTTTGACTTTCTGCATTTGGTTAATTTGAACTTTAACAAATGCTTTGTATTAGTGTAATTTGAATCTACTCAGACCGATTGTAATCATTGTATTAGTAGTTCTGTAGTTGGTAGTACTTGGTATGTATGTTTGAATTGTTTCTTGACTTTCTTCTAGTGGTtgcttatgttttttttttccagatttGGTTGATTAGTTGGTCTGTATGTTTATTTCAGATTTGATTGATTAGTTGTTGGGAATTTGGTCTGCTGAAAGTAGAAGTTTCAGTTTCAagttttagtttatttttctatttttttcaaGTCTGCAGGTTTTCAAATTTCCAGGTTTTGGTTGCATGTTTTAGTATGCGGTTTGGGTGCAAACCGCACCGGACCGATAAAACGGTGCAACCGAAAATGCAGTCCAAACAATTTTAAAGCGGTTGCAGTTCGTAAAATGGGCCTACCGAATAATGCGGTGTGGTTGCGGTTTCAGGCCCGAACAGCaccgagcccagccctaataAAAGCTATAGATTTCACTTGCACACTGTACTACTGTACTCAGTTTTAGCCTCCCTGCTTTGTTGAGCGGAGCtacaaaaccctaaaaatcctAAATTGAAGAAGGAAGTGAGCAATTGATCAAAAAGCAAGTGTTTCGGTGAGTGGCTTCCCTCTTTGCTCCAAGTAGGTCTGATTGTGTGCTCCAATTATGTTTGGTTTTTGCTGTAGAAAATTGCAATTACTATTTCCCAGTTGTAGCATTGCTGTTGATTATTCAGTCACCCATTTTCAAAAGGCATCTCATTTTACAAGATTATATTCATCGAAATCATTATTAAGGGTCCAAAGTAAAAAAGATTGCTCTTTTATAGTTTCATACCTTACAAATTCATGTGGGTTATCCCCaaaactttctctctctttgtccAAGAGGCATAGGGTACATTTTGAATCCCCAGAAAAACCAGACTCAGTTGTTAAGCTTTTCAAGGACTATGGATTCAGCAATACCCACATCTCTGAAATTGTCAAGAAACTCCCAGAGCTGCTCTTAGTCAGTGAGAAGACCCTTTTGCCTAAACTTGAGTTCTTGGGTTCCATTGGAATTACAGGCACTCCCCTGGCTGAGACCCTTTGCGGCAACCCAATTGTGTTGAAAATGAGCTTAGGGCCCGTTTGGATAGGGTGATTTGGACTTGAGGATTTGGATTTCGAGGGCCCAAATACAAGGTAGCCTGTTTGACACATTTTTTTATTGAGGATTTGGATTTAATGAAATCAGCCCACTGATTTTATTTAACAAAAGTAGCAAATTCTAAATAACTAGGGTACCCTAGTTATTTGAAATCTCATCCTCTCTCGCTTCCGGAACACCCAGCTTGATTTCAAAACAAGCGGAGCTTGCTCTCTCTCCACTTGTGCTCTCTACGAATCGCAGAGGTTGGGCTAGAGTTGATGTGAGATTTGGTGAAGGtggtctctctttcttctcttaatTTGATCGGTCATAGTGATAATGAAGGTTGGGCTAAACAATATGCAGCTCGATTTTGTAGTATATGTAAAATTTAACCAAAGAATGTTTCTAGTTTGATTCATAATTTGCTTGATTGCTGAGAAAAGTAAATGAGAAAATAAAATCTACATGTTCTGTATTGGTGATGGAGCTTAGTTTTCACTTTGTCTTGAATCGgtttttgagtttattattgcAATTGGTTTGAAGTGTATGAGTAATGAGTGCATACTAGATTCTAATTTTGGAAATGAATGAAGCATATTTATGGGACTTTATGCCTGAATAAGAAGAGCAATTTGCTTTCTAGGTTTTTCTTGTTCTTACTCTCCTTTTGGGAATGACCAAAATTTGGTGTAATCCTGATTTGGTGTTTTCTGACAAATAAGAATATATGGTTCATGGCTTCATGTGATATCAATTCTATGTTTTCCTTTGTTATGCACATAGAGATATTAGTAAGGGTATATGACAGAGTTCACATTGTTCTTCAATGATCTCATGAAATTGTTTCTTGAACAAACCGTACTAACATAGATATCGCTTCAATTCTCTTGGAGTTCATGAGATCATTGAAGAACAATGTGAACTATTGAAATTAACCAAGTAAATTGAAGATACCTCACCAGTTCACTAATTAGTTTAGTTATCGGCTAAGGCCCCGTTTgagattgcttcgcttttaaaaaaatcagcttttgttcaaaattttagattttattgtgtttgataaataaataaaaagcaactTTAATTGGAAGTTATAGGTCACTAACAgtagattttagaagcagcccagaggttgcttttagaagctgttgtagatcaaaacacactctaCAGTTGTTTTAtatactgacagcacttttaaaaatattaggGCAAATTACTATTCACACCCTGTACTTTGGGCGCGTCGACAGTTTAGTCCctaacattttaatttcaacaaGTAACTCCCCAGACATTCGAATTTCAACAATTTGGTTCAAAAtaaccattttacccctcactttctcttttttttttttctcttttttttaattcttctcttttttccttttttttttttgttattttttctgcttctctctctctcactctcggCTCAGCAGTGCGATCCAAAACCCACCGCAGCCTCTCCCACCTCATCTGCATCTTCCCTCAGGACACCGCCCTCGACGGACTCTACCTCTTCGACCTCGCCACCTCGCTTGGTGCCTCAGCGACGGAGCCGGCAGCGGtgcctcattttttttcctctttctt encodes the following:
- the LOC133730476 gene encoding uncharacterized protein LOC133730476, which encodes MTARLATRLSLKDGEEPVDLGNLRCPDKGFLANQFFLVGSLNSAQAVVLDSFRSAVRSMWRLSIPVEEKRDITICALQEGYVEQVKVSGIRRQREEEAVEDRKRAKHALALVPSSLQPENMGFTVTSESLFEVTVTSEVDKNGYVIERFIGIEHVANTTAITLKEAIDALLCKHSLSISSLRGQGFDGASNMSGELNGLKTLILKENSSAFYVHCFAHQLQRDILREKQSLKVVQALKVGELSS